Part of the Poecilia reticulata strain Guanapo linkage group LG2, Guppy_female_1.0+MT, whole genome shotgun sequence genome is shown below.
AACCAAATGTAATACCCGCttaaaggttgttgttttctaaAGAGCTTTTAATCTGTCTAACAAACCTCATCCAAATTCATGTATTCCCTGATTATGGCTAAATTAGCATGGAGGCTACATAAGAAAGCTGTTAGGATTATAAATggtttatattaaatatgagACACATAACATGATACTAACTAAAGTGTATTCATTAAAACTCTACAATGTAGAACAATTCAAAGCTGTGCAGCATGCAGCCATCTTCTCCAAACTCTGTTCAGAAGTTGTttgaagttaaaaataataactaataaaaacaagtagAAGCTGAGaggtaaatgtgtgtttaacaaaagtaaagatgcaaaaaaaaggcATAGAAAAAGTAATATTGATAGGCCAATGttcatacaaaatatttaatataggTGGTGAAGGAATGTTAAATGATATTTGATTGTTATTGTCTATAAAATATGATGTCTTTCCAACTTAGTGTGTCTTTTTAGTACATTTATGATACTAAtcaacatgtttaaaaacacaactgcaAATTTCATGCCGTGAGAAATTTGGATAAACTTTACCAACTGTATAAgtaacactttttatttaaaaaaatgaaattctaGGCATTTCAGAGCAGTCTTTAAAGTACATATATATTTGATCTCAATGAAGTtagataaatgataaattaaaaaaaatgacaaacttgtCCACAATTGCCAGAGTCACAAGAGTAGCATTTTACACATGCTCGTTTAATTCTTAATTTAAACATAGTTTGAATGAGCTTGTGTTCAAATCTTACACACATCTAATAGAGAGCACCACAGCTAATCTCAGTCTCTACAACACGGTTTGTTCCTCTCCTTCCCTCTCATCAGCTCCCTTCATAGTAAGGGGCGGACTTTGCTGGAGCAACAAGTCAGCGTTATGGTGACATTAAGCGGTTTAGCCACTGGGGGTCAGCTGAAACCAATTTTTAGCTGATGTTCTGTTTGTCACTAATGATTAGATTCTCCCTAAGAGTTCTTAATGATCCTGTGGATTTTTTAGTTAGATTGGATTTGAAACCGCTGCTTAAAAGTCCCCTCATTTCGCCTGAAGCCACACAGAATTACCCAGTCTTTGATTCTCCAGGAAAGTGTGCaaatctcatttaaaaatggctcaaattacatttttggagcTAACTGCTATGGGATGAATTAACGGTGCGCTCCAAAGTGATGGAGATGCAgccatatttttgtttctcatgcAACGTAGTGAGAGAATGCTAACTTTACATGTCCTGTTTGTCCAGATGCCAGTCCTTTTGGACAGTGGCGGGATGACACCGCATTACGAAAGGTAGCGAAATAACTTCTCTTCATCCACCTTCTCACCACCCCTCATCAGTCCCTCTTCACTTTGATGTCTCACAGTTTTTGCCATTTCCTTCTACGTTAATGGCCCTGAagcagccatcttgtttaaTTATCACAAATTAAAAGTCCAATTAAATACAATAGGTCACTCTGATGTGTAGCAGCCAGACCAAGATGAAACAGTAGTGACGCTGAGCTGTAATTAAACCTATGGACTTTCCAAAAGCATCCATTTATTTTGAGTACTACACTGTATTCTTTTAATCCGTTAACTAAATCCTAAAAGCTCTTGTTGTTTGTCCGAAGGTGCGAGGCGTCCAGAGCGACGATATGAGTAATGTGTTGTGGAGAGACCAAAACGAGGTGAGTCGACATCACAATCGCTCTAGACTCCCCGAGCGATTGGGCTGCCGTgataacattaaacatttaagattgaggagaagaaaaaaagattgagCACCGCATTTCCTGTCAGCCTCGGTTCCCGAAAGAGCGATGATGTGTTTTCCTCTTAGAGATAATGTGTGTCGATGATGCCATTGTTCACCAAATTCAGAGGACGTTTTCTGCAAATGGCTGCCGGGATCAGCTGAGGAGTTTCTATTAGTGTGGATCCtccttttttttagaaaaaaaaaagtctgtgatGCAGATTTCATTCTTGGAAAAAGAAACCCGAGGAAGACGAACAAAAGTTTCGTAAATGAATTGTCGGTTTTGggtttctttcagttttcagctgttttgtgattttacaaacagaataaaGGGTTTAAAGAACAGAAATGGTCAAACTCAACCTGAGTTTTAGTGAATCTGTTCAGCATAGAACTATTCAACTCAAGTTTTGATCAGCGTAGATATTTTAGGTTTTAGCTATCGCCGTTCCCAATATCTCTTGACTGGAAACAGAGATAAGTAATATAATGCTTTTTGTGATAAAACTGACAAATTAGCTTTTTTCACAAAAGGGCCACCCCCTGTCACAATGGCACCCTGGGCAGTGTGCTGTATCTCCAACACCAAACACTGCCATCATGCCAAAGTAGAAAATAACTACTTTGTTTCAATGGCGTTAAGCTAGTGTAGAGGGATCTGatgctatcttttttttttttttttttaccacttttcCTGCTTTATCATTGTGCCCATTCACTGAACCCATTTATAGTTTAcagctaaatttattttgagtATAACCACTGAGATGCTATTTCTACCAGTACTTCACCTCTCCTCTCTAACTCAAGAGATCGTGTTAAAattaaacagcttttattttcaaatcaaacagtGTCACAGGGAATGAAGTGGACTCCACCAGCTTTGACATTAAGTAGCAATTATCtgagataatttatttttagcttgctaggttaaaaaaaaagtaaaagaaatgttatAATCCTGGACTTTTTCAGGGTCAAAGCTTTTCACTTGATACGTTGTTCATGCACGTCTAACGCTGAGGTCAACCTACGTCTTTCTGACGCAGTGAGTTCAGGGTGGCCTTGTTTTTTAGCACTCAGAAATGATAAGCATCCAACAtttgtggtaaaataaaatacaagaaactGGCAAATAATCAAAGACGTGCTTCACAGATGGGCCAGTGCAGAGGTAAAACACAGAGTTGGTAAAATATGCAGAACAATTATTGGAAGTTATCAAAAAACACAGGGAAACATAGATAGAACATGCAGAAGTACAACAACCTGGACAAGCAGATAACACCTCTGAATTTCTCTCTGTGCCTCTTCTATATTTGTTTTCTAGAGTTATGACAGATGCAGtaataacagtttttttcagttgaTATTTCTGATgttaatctgtttattttcttcctcaggAGCAAGTccagaatattttcaaaagggTAAGATTTGCTTAGTTTCATTATATTTAACTTATAATTTGGATGGTAAACAGCAGCATGTAGTTTAATGTTGacgttttgttttgggtttttttctttctacccCGCAGTTTCTGTTTCATTACTCCAAAGCGCGCAACTCTGTCGGAGCTGTTCAACAAGAGGTGAGCAAAAAGATGCCAGATGTAAATTTCCTTCTAGATGTTCActtaagtcatttaaaaatgtaaaaaattggAATCCAAGCAAAACCGCTGGTCGTACACTGACTAATGAcagtaaagttgttttattctgtaaaatcaaAACTCAGGGGTGGGATCAATAATTTAGCCCCTTTTGTTTCGTCTAACCTCGGTTAATTATATAATCTCTGTTTCTTGTTTAGTCCCACTCAGTTCACCCTTTGATGCGACTTTCGCCTAAACTATCCcagaggagaaagaagaaggtGCTGCTTCTGgtaagaaaagttttcattcctacagctctggaaaaaaaactcagagcccactgcactgacacctcattgaaaacctcctggttattccaccaaacgTTGATTTACGAGTtcaaacattagtattgttgtttctaaatgaatatgaacttgttttctttgcattatttgaggtctgaaatcactgcatcttttttcattattttgaccatttctcattttctgcaaataattttttttttgcttgtaatttcggagacatgtcagtagttcatagaataagaacaatgtttattttactcaaacatatacctataaaaagtaaaatcagagaatgGAGCAGCATGTCTTCTTAACTCGACTCAGAAGCCACATCTCTACTCatataaagtcattttattaaaattctgagttgttcctttaaaaagaacaaaaaagcaaagagcaaATAAACACAGTCTACAATAATATATCACTCTGCAGGATGTTAGTCCAGACACCGTCAGAGAAAAGGACTCGTTCCATTATTTCTCCTCTGTCTTTAAAGACTTAACCTTTCAGCCAAAGAAGAAGTGATTAGGAAGGAGCCCAAATAAATCGCATCAACTTCATCACTGCTCTTGTTCATTGCTGGTTCTCACTGACATTTCTCTGCCTCTCATTACCTGCTGCTAATTGAACAGAAACTCCGAAACCTGCCAGAGGGAATGCTGTAAAGGAGGAGGAATCTGAGAAAGTCAGGGGAGGAAATGACACacaatgaggaggaggaggaggagcagctggcAGCTCCGGCCTGGATGAAGAGTCTCAGATACCGAGTGACACGCAGCATCTCTGGCTGTGGacgtaaacattttattatatttttcctgAACAGAAAATTacttataaagacaaaaaaaaaaaaaacaaccgttCTGCGATGACGCGCCTGCGTCTCGATGCTTCCGAATGTTACCGAGTTTCTCTCTAAAACAAgatataaacactttaaaactcTCATCAGCAgtgacttttttatttcaaaagagaACTTTGGAAACTAAATGTGGCAAAAAGGGGCGAACTCTAATTAAAGGAGGGTGAAATGTACATGTACATTTTGTGACATAATTaccatgtaataaaaaaaaaaacagttaaaatttgTGTCTAATGGTTGTGTAaggttacaaaaacaaaaaacagaggtGTGTTGTTCCAGCAGAGTGGCCTGCCCACGTGCCTTTAAGCAGGACTGAgctctgtaaaaataaaaaaaagaagattataTCTGATAAAGGAGGTCCTGCTCGGTTCTTTAATGTTCTGTCTCTAAAGGCGTGTTCCTCTGTTgggagtgtttttttgtttgtgttttggtgtctCTTTAATCGTCCTCGTCCTCAGAGCCGCTGTCCTTCCGCGTCGGAAGTGAACTTCTGATCGACGACATCATCTTGTCTTCGATTTGTTTCCTGGGGTTTTCTTCCAGGTCGGTCTTCACTGCGCCGGTTTCCGATAACCTCCACTCCAGCTCTGGAcacatagaaagaaaaaaaaaaagaaaagaaacacgcaaacaatgaaaaaacacaaagggaaAATTTTACGTGAAGTTTCTcaaactaaaagaaagaaatagaaGAATACAGGaagggacatttttaaaactgcacacGATTTCCAAAGTCAGGAGTTTATTTCCACTTCCAGATACAATAATTTACAGGACAGAGAGCTGGGAGCAGTTACAGAGCCCAGAGTCAAATGTTGTGCTTCTGTTTCCTAGCAACCCTTAGAAAAACTTGCTAGGGTTTGTAAATCTGAAATACACAGACTTATGTATACTTCCAACCTCGgctaaaaccaaacaaaaacaaaataacaacaatgtTGCCCTACCTTCGACCTTGAGGTTCATGCCTCCAAACACGAGCGGGCCGATGAACTGGGCCTTCATCTCTCCCTCGAAGTAAACAAAGATGGTGGGCAGGTTGCGGTCGGGGTAGTTGGGGATGCAGGTGGAGGAGATGGATCGGAGGAACTTGGTCTGAGGGAATTTCCTGGCCAGGCCGCTCAGGTGCTGGTTGATGAGGGTGCACAGAGGGATGCTGGGCCGAGACCAGACGGACACAGAGGTCAGCACTGAATTCTCAACTTTGTACAAAAAGAATTCATGTCACGACAGTCTGAAGAAGCAGTAAACAAAAAGAAGTCAGGTCCAATTTAGTTACCATAGGAACACTGACTTGTTTTAAGCTCGTCTTATCATCTATAAAACTTTGGTTTTAGGTTTGTTTTCTAGTCTTTTCCTAATGTTTAAAGTCACCATAAAACACAGCTTTACGCCATTTCTCTCCTCCAGTAATGTCTGTGGTTAAATTTAAAAGGTATCATCAACCTAAATATTTTGCTATAGACTGAATTTATTAGGTTAAgacttacaaaataaaatgttccaaCATGGATTAAAAATAGGCATTGAATTGTTTAAGCTGATCACCggtctttaaaaagcctgacctgctgattccaaTCTTGGAAGataccaacattttttttttaatctaaaaagttgctaaatttaGAATAAAGTTGTTAAGTTGGCAACGGTGGAGCGATTATTGTTAATCGGATAAGTCCAGACGTGCTGGACGACACGGACTTCAACTTTTAACACGATACTTTGTAGCACAACTGTGGTAAcgataaaaatgattaaaaactgtcACTTCTTTATTATGCAACTGCACGGCACAGCATTCATGGCGCCACGTATATAAATGCTGCCGTTGAAACAGTGATATCACTAAGCTGCACATACAAGTACATACATGTAGTCACATTTTCTGAATGTACtgatgtcaatgtcaaatttatttataaagcacttttaaaagcaggtgtaaaactgcaccaaagtgctggacaaaaacaataacacaattgaataagttgatgaaaagagaggaaaaaaataataataatgataagtgaataaaataaaaaataaaactaatattacTCATTTGTTGATGCtcttgtggggaaaaaacagaggagaaaatagtaaaaaaaagacattttagacctttttcttttaactaaCTTGAATGtattgtgacaacaataaatcaaaattcttatcacgacgagaaattgttaaaaataaatgataaacgacaCGATAATTCCCACCCTTAGTGGGCTGGTCTGTCAGTCAGCCCTCTGTTAAGGCAAAGAAGACGGAGACAGAGGCTGATTGTCAGACCTTTGCAGAGGTAAATAAGATCAGGGGATCAGAAGATCGCTctaaaaaatttaagaaattgGGGCAGATTTATGTGGGAAGCAGTGCGTCTTAACTTACATCGACCGCGTCAGCTGACGTACAGGTTGATCTACAGGCTGACCTACCCCTGCTTGTAGAGGTGCAGCACCACCCAGATCCCCTCTCCAGCCTTGTTGACCTCCTTCACGTAATCCTGCCCGGAGATTTCATCCAACTCTCCGAACACGTTCTTCATCTGAGCCGCCTTCCACTCGGCAAGACGTTTCTGTCTGAAGGGAGAACCGGTGTGTCAACATCTCCGAGTCGGAGAAATCCCCCCCCAGCCGACACGCCATGAGTAAATACTGGACTGGATAAACCGGCGTCTTAGCATTACCACTGGACCAAATACGATGAAAAcccacatttttcaaacatctcCGGTTTTCAAGATCTTTTCACATGATGCGAGAAAGCCAAATCACTTTTACTCACTTGTACATCTCGATGGCGGCCTCGTCGTCCTCGCCAAACTCGTCCTCGTTCTCCTCGAGTTCTTCCAGCGTCATGCTCTCGTAGGTTTTCACTGCGGAGACAACAATGAGCGACCGCTTACATCTCACctatttgttgaaaataagtcaaataataaaactttgatctgttaaaatatttcatgaacATACGGTGGCAAATGTTGGTATGGCACTTAGCAAtaatataaaacacagaaaggaaattatcagaggtttttttgggggtgggaATGCATCATGATATTCATTAGCTTTAATTGATGATGTTTGCAAACTAAACATCATCTAGTTTTTCCAATTATGAGTCATTAAAGCATTGACAAATATCAATGTatgtaaaaatatgatgaaatgcAATCACAGCCATTTTTAACGCAGTAATTGCCTCTGTGCCGTGACATCCAGTCATCTCCTTATAATTTGCTTCGCGTCTCTTccataaaaaaacccccaaaaaaaacaactcatacCAACAGACTGCTGCTGAAGGGccacttcctcctcttcatcatcttcagGAATCTCTTTTGGAGGAAGGATGCCTTTCTTCCTCAGGATATCATTCCACTCTGTGTCTTCGTTCGGGTCCTTCAGGTAGAAAAAAGtggatcattttatttttgtttagctaTTTTGACAtagtagtaataaaaaaataagctcaAATTCATATATGAGCGCCGAAACCTTactctgtttcacatttttcgTTCCATActcactgaaaaaacacactattgttcattaatattgtttgtttagctgttaaattatcattttaaaccGTCTCTTTCATTAATATTGTGGTCGTTCTTAAAAGTTCTTCTAAGCTGAGATGCCTCTCTGCTAGCTGGGTGTCACAGCTTCAGTCTGAAGTGTCGTAAATTTACATCCAGCGCTGCGACATCTGGTCACAGTGAATCGCCTGGCTCACAAAAAGTCAACCGGATTCATTATGGAACCATAAAAAGTTGAACTAACCTGCATTTTGTCAAGTAAAGAGAGTCCCTTGAAATCACACCACTGCTCTACTCCCCGATACGGAAACAGAAGGAGCTCACGTTGGGTGATTCCGGAAGAAACTACAAAACCCAAAACTGCTCCAAGTAATGCCACGTGTGCTGTTTCATTCTAATATTCGTCTAAGTTTTATAACTATGTTCGTACTGTGCtaggtaaatttttttattgctgtagagttctgtgtttttcagttgaCAATATCTGGAACTGTTGCTTCACTAGTACGACAAAAATAAAGGTGACACCGACTTCCTTCAGAGCTCAATATGACCAAATAAGGCGTGGGAGCGCAACATTCCACGTGACGGTGCTGACAGCGAAACCAAACAGGTGTTGCCCATTCTGACACACAGATGCAGACAAACCGACATGCTTTTTAATAGTTCGTCTGGTACATTCACTCTATATACAACTGAagaatattgaaaaataaaaatagttaaaagaaaaatgctattTAGATAGAAACCAGGAGTGTATACTAGTTTATTTCTTAGAAAATGTGGTATAATTTTTTGCaagtaatattttttctcaatgaagcatttttcttgtttactttctacatttcagttttctgcataCCTGCTCAAACAAGTATTTACCAGTCCTAGATAGCTTGTTCTTAGATTGCTTTAAAAGATCTGCCAGCTAACGCACAACAGGACAGTTCTATTAACCACCAGAAAAACCAGGCACAAAATCGACCTGAAACGTCATTTTGATATCTCACTAAAATTGCgttaatagttaaaataatattgtcACCAGAGTAGAACgacatggaaaaaataaatgttttatgtacataaaatgtgtttgtttttttttattgacttttttattttgaaaatgatacATGGAACGTGGAATGAGTCAAGATACAATCAGCAGTGTTGTATAAAGTACTGAAATCTCAGAGTCAAGTAAAAGTATAGGTACCTCTCCAAAATATGACTTTGGTAAAAGTCCAAGTCACtgactgaaatgttacttgagGGAAAGTCTTAAAGTATTAAAGTCTTAAAGTATCTGAAACGTCTTGTACTTAAGTATggaaattactgtaaaaatggATGTACTCaagtaatgtaataaaaagtaTAAGTATAAAGTAAAACAAGGCAGATGcagtttgaattaaattttttatattttggtgaaCTTGtcaaatacacttaaaatagtGCAGGCAAAATTAAACCTGCTAATAGATATACCTGCAGGCATCATTTAGTTAAGAAAATTAGGTGCTTCACCTATACCACAAGGTTAACTTAACCTGCTTTACAACTGAACCAGCTTCTGACATGAACCACATATGTTCATGTCGTATGGGGTTCCATTTGTGTCCGACTTTGTTGCAGTCAATCAGTAGGTGGGGTCAAAACACTAGcgtttctctctctcgcttttTTGTAACGAGTAACTAAACCACACATTGAAAATGTATCGGAGTAAAAGTATGCAATTAAGTTTGGAAATATAGTGAAGTAAAAGTGAAAGTTATCAAAAATTTTCATACTCGAGGAAAGTATGAAGTACTCCAAAatatacttaagtaaagtaGTGAAGTGTTTTTACTTCGTTACTATGCGACACTGAcaatcagtattttttttaattgaccaACTTACTGCTACATATCTAGAATTAAAAACATCCATGcacaaatcaataattaaaattgATTATGCAGTAATGTTACTCAGCATCGATTACTCTGTGTATGGAGAGGTCATTGAGATTAAGATGCTATAATCCCATAATGAtttgcaacaattttttttccatacagaTAAACTttcaaactgataaaaactgtttctcCAATTGTCAAgttgattttgtttcattgatggaaaatgttttaaatactttttaatcacaaaagTGTCAGATTGTAAATCACATATCTTGGGCTGTCATCCAATGAGCAAGACACACTGATAAGTAcgaattaaatatgattttgatATTGGCATGGACTTGGCAGCCTCTTAtagataaaagcaaaacagatgaCATAATCTCAATAGACAATATTTGGGTTTTCCTGTAATCATTATGAAAGTATTATTATCAGAAAATCCTAACAGGATGTTGTGGCTTTACGCACTTTTCACCTTTCTTCGAATACATTTCcagtctgaaacatttttacttccaGTAGTTATTAtagtttctgattttaatctatATTATACAGCGACTCACAAACACTGCGTCTTCAGATACGCTTTACGGCTAATCTGTTTTGAACTatccaaatatttttcacatgcGTTATTGAGCTTAGTTTTTACAGTGATGTTTGTGTGACAACGAGAAAAAGAATACAGTGAAAATCCAGTCACTGAAGGGGCAATAAATCTGAAGCGGAACTGGCGAAAGGGAAAGTCGGTAGAATGAAAATGATAGGATAAGAGAATGAAGACCTATCACTCTGACTATTTTTCAGGAGCCACGCATAAATGAACCTACAAATAGATGGACATTTCAAGTAATGGCTTTTCCAACTTTTCAAATATAGCATTGGTTTTCagttatgaaataatttaaaaaaatatattttttgcatttcccCTCTTCTTTTGCCTGTGCTATTGGGAAGTGTTTGGCCATAATTATGCTCtcattctttttaaaacaatctcaATCCCAAATACAATTAATGATTACATTCATAATCATGGATTGTTAAACAAACTgctctaataataataataataataataataataataataataataataataatagtactaGCCTGTGTTCTATTTCAATCACATATTCATCGATTTTGTAGAACCTATTGTAgagccattttaaaataaaaatctgaaatatttttctgtcaccAACTTTCTGTCATCAGCTTTTGCATGCAAAGCAGAAATATTGTATTTTGagattgagtaaaaaaaaaaa
Proteins encoded:
- the nms gene encoding neuromedin-S gives rise to the protein MTLPTVRQLFLLCLLGIFGCLSTTDASPFGQWRDDTALRKVRGVQSDDMSNVLWRDQNEEQVQNIFKRFLFHYSKARNSVGAVQQESHSVHPLMRLSPKLSQRRKKKVLLLKLRNLPEGML
- the pdcl3 gene encoding phosducin-like protein 3, producing the protein MQDPNEDTEWNDILRKKGILPPKEIPEDDEEEEVALQQQSVVKTYESMTLEELEENEDEFGEDDEAAIEMYKQKRLAEWKAAQMKNVFGELDEISGQDYVKEVNKAGEGIWVVLHLYKQGIPLCTLINQHLSGLARKFPQTKFLRSISSTCIPNYPDRNLPTIFVYFEGEMKAQFIGPLVFGGMNLKVEELEWRLSETGAVKTDLEENPRKQIEDKMMSSIRSSLPTRKDSGSEDEDD